The nucleotide sequence GTTCCCAGCCTTGCGCACGAGCGCCTGCATCTTCGGGTGGCGCGCGGAGTCCTTGTCGCCCTTGACGAATATCAGGCGTTGTTTTCCGGCTGCGGTAGCCTGGTCAAACTCGCGCTCTGTGGGCGAGAACCCCTGGTCGTCTTCATAGCCGTACTCATTGCCCAGAAGCCCCAGATACACGTCACAGCGATCCACTTCATTGAGATAGACTTCATCGGCGCGGCGATCAGAGGCTGGCATATCCTCGAACAGGAATACCTCGAAGAACCGCCCCAGAAGGGCATCCCCTTGGATATAGTCTTTCAGCGCCCGGCGCTCAGTGGTCAGTTCCTTCTGCACGCTGCTGATGAAGATCAGCTCCTTCATGGTTTGTCCTCGCCGGTCGGCGCACCGGAACCGCGCTTGACCCACTCGTCGATGGCGTCTTTGTGAAACCGCCAGCGTTTGCCGATCTTCGTGCCGGGGAGTTTGTTCTCGACCGCCAGCTTGTAGAGCGTGGATTTGGAGATCTTCAGGTACTCCGCAAGCTCGTCCATCGTCATGATCTCGCCGTGTTTGGCCGCCATGGGCTGCTCCAAAGGCATCCTTGCCGGTCTTCTTCAGTGCTGCGGATATTATCTGTTTTTCGCCGATGTTCGCAAGACTACACTGCCCGCCGTCCGGCAGCGAGTGCTGCCCCGGACGAGGCCGGCCCCCTGTCTCACGTCACACAAGGATGTGCTATGATGCTCAGAAAATTGCGA is from Planctomycetota bacterium and encodes:
- a CDS encoding helix-turn-helix domain-containing protein yields the protein MAAKHGEIMTMDELAEYLKISKSTLYKLAVENKLPGTKIGKRWRFHKDAIDEWVKRGSGAPTGEDKP